Proteins co-encoded in one Marinomonas sp. IMCC 4694 genomic window:
- a CDS encoding multidrug effflux MFS transporter, which yields MTSLSNTLTLPLLGLLVAFGPLSIDMYLPSLPNIADSLGATDQRIQSTITVFLMGMAIGMLFFGPLSDLLGRKRLLLLGIGVYFFSSIGCALAHTGEQLILFRFLQSLGGAAAAVLGRALVRDFFELTRAAAILSHMHVVSMMVMLASPILGAYIVSYLDWRWIFYFLAFFSTLAFVGSYLLLPESKQHVRNHLSLKTYVNNYFDCIRAPRLVLYTLTNALSFGGMFAFIATSAFIYIEHYGVSETHYAMLFSGNIIAIIVATLGNSWLSKHYSIMVALTAAMMLSFTATLFIWLLYGLDWTPLLFFIGVTMLYISVTGAIGANSLATLFLLLPEKAGTVSGLFIASQFAIGSLVSYVASALFDGTPSSLLLIMACCGSLSMLLYLRANRL from the coding sequence ATGACCTCTTTGTCGAATACATTGACCCTCCCTTTATTGGGTCTGTTAGTGGCGTTCGGGCCACTTTCAATTGATATGTACTTGCCCAGTTTACCCAATATCGCCGACAGTTTGGGGGCCACCGACCAACGGATTCAGTCAACCATTACTGTCTTTCTTATGGGCATGGCCATTGGCATGCTATTCTTTGGTCCCTTATCCGATTTGTTAGGTCGCAAGCGTCTATTGCTGCTTGGCATTGGGGTTTATTTTTTCAGCAGCATCGGCTGCGCACTGGCCCACACAGGTGAGCAGTTAATTTTATTCCGATTTTTGCAATCATTAGGAGGTGCCGCGGCGGCAGTGTTAGGTAGGGCCCTAGTACGAGATTTTTTCGAGCTCACCAGAGCGGCCGCGATCTTATCGCACATGCATGTGGTGTCCATGATGGTGATGCTGGCATCGCCGATATTGGGCGCCTACATTGTTAGCTATCTTGATTGGCGTTGGATTTTTTATTTCCTCGCATTCTTTTCAACCCTTGCCTTTGTGGGTAGTTACTTGCTGCTGCCAGAGTCCAAACAACACGTTCGTAACCATCTCTCATTAAAAACCTATGTAAATAACTATTTCGACTGTATACGCGCGCCGCGTTTGGTACTGTACACCCTTACTAATGCACTCTCTTTTGGTGGTATGTTTGCCTTTATCGCCACGTCGGCCTTCATTTATATCGAACACTATGGCGTTTCTGAAACTCACTACGCCATGCTATTTTCTGGGAATATCATCGCTATTATTGTCGCCACTCTGGGCAATTCATGGCTTAGCAAACATTACAGCATCATGGTGGCTTTAACCGCAGCCATGATGTTATCGTTCACTGCCACATTATTCATTTGGTTATTGTACGGACTTGATTGGACGCCACTGCTATTTTTTATCGGCGTGACCATGCTCTATATCAGTGTCACCGGCGCCATTGGCGCAAACAGTTTGGCAACGCTTTTTCTTTTATTGCCTGAAAAAGCGGGGACGGTATCAGGATTATTCATCGCCTCTCAGTTCGCAATCGGCAGCCTAGTGAGCTATGTAGCCAGTGCGTTATTTGATGGCACGCCATCCAGCTTATTACTCATTATGGCCTGCTGTGGCTCACTCAGTATGTTGCTTTATCTACGCGCGAACCGTTTATAA